A part of Cryptococcus neoformans var. grubii H99 chromosome 6, complete sequence genomic DNA contains:
- a CDS encoding voltage-gated chloride channel protein, with protein MPEQRVPLSPAATSAPMSIAPSSSTATSASTVRPVRPASTASLRHQQQQQHRTQPPASAAGSVSQSRRQSVDTFVPGSQPPSPITYFPNPSTFASGPSNNANSISSAADSTSTSPTVSVSHMASTDSDDPPAPQVVSTSGIARTPRLNPVASSNVIGLDTGAPSPRVQASRSHGGHAQTSSGTTSSTSGSLSSTIDHQSRLKGSSRVFSTPGAGYSATHPNIGLGLGPTPSRAGTGSTSTTINDAALSSPRRISTSRGLHAPPQTAAPPVGNLGLPTHEAYYSVSQPASATTPRFRDKGVYLSGGSGGPQHHSSSMAGYPSGSYGATHQNQPSRDLASTSAMGASMHSPFPSPEGSVLKRLKNKASNVGLGLGRPDNYDDEAVGRKGDEDEMLEDNEGERANGTRVWYSSFATIDWIHDAIKESSRVRRLRNAASRSLRGKIANTWDRLQGWLVVTLIGIITAFIAFLIIRAEMAFFDLKEGFCSTSWGTARRFCCAPRHQSPGSDGGEDECSDWIEWGQFFNPKERDGPFGGWVYGGPEFMAYATVALLLAVVASCMTVYLSSSAHHTTSKDSTFLTPPSTIPTAKQSAASSPTKRTASLPYGPHNERQPLLDSIANEPPTPLIESPPEPFRKVMFYAAGSGIPEIKTILSGFVIHGYLGGWTLLTKSAGLALSVGSGLSLGKEGPLVHMSSCVGNIISRMFLKFECNEAKRREILSAACAAGVAVAFGAPVGGVLFSLEEVSYYFPPKVMWRSFWCAAIAAITLKALNPFGNGSLVLFAVTYTKEYHYWEYIVFIVLGVFGGLYGAVFARLNIIWSRHVRNGTWLRRHPIFEVALVVLLTTIVSFSNPYTRMGGTELVANLFEECNSSSSSSLCVNYPHELATVIWEVFMALVIKGCLTIITFGIKVPAGIFIPSLAVGACFGRIVGHMMEYIEFTYPELSIFNVCKDTDCIVPGIYAMVGAAATLAGVTRTTVSLAVIMFELTSTLNYVVPVMLGVLIAKTVADGLEKKGIYDLVIDLNQLPYLDSKHEYLWGSRRASSVADRSVPHLRADKPHTVRSLTGKLLELVRLGMEDTGFPVLVKEVTSAGGPSTSASVGLEGGIGSGRERSCLRVVGFLGINELEHALSELADEPDAAINLIPDDASQSRVRSSAMSIFSFADSFVDNVWNPYDLSRYIDQAPITVQIHSPLELVQQLFVKLGVRQVIVVNSRGVFQGIITKKAWLNFLSELEEGTGH; from the exons ATGCCAGAACAAAGGGTGCCGCTTTCCCCCGCCGCCACCTCCGCTCCGATGTCCATCGCGCCTTCCTCCAGCACCGCGACCAGTGCAAGTACCGTGCGTCCAGTGCGTCCAGCTTCAACCGCATCGCTGCGCCaccagcaacagcaacaacacCGAACCCAGCCACCGGCATCTGCGGCCGGAAGTGTATCACAGTCCAGAAGACAGTCTGTGGATACGTTTGTGCCCGGCTCTCAACCGCCGTCGCCTATAACTTATTTTCCGAATCCCTCGACTTTTGCAAGCGGTCCAAGTAACAACGCCAACTCGATCTCGTCTGCAGCAGACTCGACTTCAACTTCACCAACAGTGTCGGTCTCCCACATGGCCAGCACAGATTCCGACGATCCACCAGCGCCTCAGGTCGTATCAACAAGCGGCATCGCCAGAACACCACGGCTGAACCCCGTCGCAAGCTCCAATGTCATTGGCCTAGATACCGGTGCACCTTCACCACGAGTCCAGGCTTCAAGAAGCCATGGCGGCCACGCACAGACATCTTCGGGGACAACGTCAAGTACTAGTGGCAGCCTATCGAGCACCATCGACCATCAGTCTAGGCTAAAAGGTTCCAGCAGGGTGTTCAGCACGCCAGGAGCAGGTTACAGCGCGACTCACCCAAATATTGGACTCGGACTCGGTCCTACTCCTTCAAGGGCAGGGACCGGGTCTACAAGTACCACTATCAATGACGCCGCTTTGTCGAGTCCTCGGCGTATCTCAACGTCTCGGGGATTACATGCTCCACCTCAGACAGCAGCACCCCCTGTGGGTAATCTCGGTTTACCAACCCATGAGGCATACTACTCGGTCAGTCAACCCGCCAGTGCGACTACACCAAGGTTTAGAGATAAAGGGGTTTATTTGTCTGGTGGTTCAGGGGGACCCCAGCACCATTCATCCAGCATGGCCGGCTATCCATCAGGATCATACGGCGCCACTCACCAGAATCAGCCCTCTAGAGACCTTGCATCCACATCCGCAATGGGTGCTAGTATGCACTCGCCTTTCCCGTCACCCGAAGGATCAGTTCtgaaaaggttgaagaaTAAAGCTAGTAATGTTGGGTTGGGTCTGGGAAGACCGGATAACTATGACGATGAAGCAGTTGGGAGAAAaggggatgaggatgagatgttGGAGGATAATGAAGGAGAACGGGCGAATGGCACAAGAGTGTGGTACAGTTCCTTTGCAACTATTGATTGGATCCATGACGCA ATCAAGGAGTCGTCACGAGTGAGGAGACTGAGGAATGCCGCTTCACGTTCTCTCCGCGGCAAGATCGCAAATACATGGGATCGCCTCCAAGGATGGCTTGTGGTTACTCTCATTGGTATCATAACCGCCTTTAtcgctttcctcatcattcGTGCGGAGATGGCATTCTTTGATCTGAAAGAAGGGTTCTGTTCGACATCCTGGGGCACTGCCAGACGGTTTTGTTGTGCACCTAGGCATCAATCACCAGGAAGTGATGGAGGTGAGGACGAATGTTCGGATTGGATTGAATGGGGTCAATTCTTCAAcccaaaagaaagagatggaccATTTGGCGGCTGGGTGTATGGAGGACCCGAATTCATGGCGTATGCTACTGTCGCCCTCTTGCTAGCGGTGGTTGCCAGCTGTATGACAGTTTACCTCTCTTCATCGGCTCACCATACCACTTCGAAAGACTCCACCTTCCTCACTCCACCGTCCACAATCCCAACAGCCAAACAGTCCGCCGCTTCCTCCCCTACCAAACGTACCGCCTCTCTCCCGTACGGCCCTCATAACGAACGTCAACCTCTCCTCGATTCGATCGCCAATGAACCTCCTACGCCTTTGATCGAATCGCCTCCCGAACCCTTTCGTAAAGTCATGTTCTACGCTGCTGGCTCTGGTATCCCCGAAATCAAGACGATTTTGAGCGGGTTCGTCATCCATGGATATCTTGGTGGATGGACTCTGCTTACTAAGAGTGCGGGGTTGGCGCTGTCCGTCGGGTCTGGTCTGTCattggggaaggaaggaccATTAGTCCATATGAGTAGCTGTGTTGGCAACATCATATCTAGAATGTTTCTTAAATTTGAATGTAATGAAG CCAAGCGAAGGGAAATTCTTTCGGCTGCTTGTGCGGCTGGTGTAGCGGTAGCATTCGGTGCACCTGTCGGTGGCGTCTTGTTTTCTCTGGAAGAAGTCTCATATTATTTCCCGCCCAAGGTTATGTGGAGAAG TTTCTGGTGCGCTGCAATTGCTGCAATCACGCTCAAAGCATTGAATCCATTTGGCAACGGGAGCCTTGTATTA TTTGCCGTGACGTACACTAAAGAATACCACTATTGGGAATATATCGTCTTTATAGTCCTCGGTGTCTTCGGC GGTTTGTATGGTGCGGTCTTTGCTCGACTGAACATTATCTGGAGCAGACACGTACGGAATGGAACTTGGCTGAGGAGACATCCCATCTTTGAAGTTGCACTT GTCGTGCTATTGACAACAATAGTGTCTTTCTCAAACCCATACACCAGAATGGGCGGCACTGAATTGGTGGCCAAC TTGTTCGAGGAATGtaattcatcttcttcgagcAGTCTCTGTGTCAATTACCCTCATGAGCTCGCCACCGTGATTTGGGAAGTTTTCATGGCCCTGGTCATTAAGGGATGTTTGACGATCATAACCTTTGGCATCAAGGTTCCAG CTGGTATTTTcatcccttctctcgctgTTGGTGCCTGTTTTGGCAGAATCGTTGGCCATATGATGGAGTACATCGAATTCACCTATCCTGAATTGTCAATCTTCAATGTCTGCAAAGACACTGACTGTATTGTACCTGGTATTTATGCCATG GTCGGAGCAGCAGCTACTTTGGCAGGCGTTACACGCACGACGGTATCACTGGCTGTTATCATGTTCGAGCTCACATCAACGCTAAATTACGTTGTGCCAGTAATGTTAGGTGTTTTGATTGCAAAGACTGTGGCAGACggattggagaagaagggtatcTACGACTTGGTCATTGA CTTAAACCAGTTGCCTTACCTTGACTCGAAACATGAATACCTCTGGGGCTCTCGCCGCGCATCTTCTGTCGCCGATCGCTCCGTTCCTCATTTGCGCGCAGACAAACCTCACACAGTGAGATCGCTCACCGGTAAACTTCTTGAACTCGTGCGTTTGGGTATGGAGGATACCGGGTTCCCAGTCTtggtgaaggaggtgaCTAGTGCAGGAGGGCCAAGTACCAGTGCTAGCGTTGGGCTGGAAGGGGGAATCGGTAGcgggagagaaaggagcTGTCTCAGGGTGGTTGGGTTCTTGGGTATCAATGAATTGGAGCATGCTCTTT CTGAGCTAGCGGATGAGCCTGATGCTGCCATCAATCTCATTCCCGACGATGCTTCACAGTCGCGGGTACGCAGTAGCGCAATGTCAATCTTCAGCTTTGCCGACTCGTTTGTCGATAACGTATGGAATCCGTACGACCTCAGTCGGTACATCGATCAA GCGCCGATAACTGTACAAATACACTCTCCTCTTGAACTGGTACAGCAGTTGTTCGTCAAACTCGGTGTAAGGCAGGTCATCGTCGTGAACTCTCGGGGCGTGTTCCAGGGCATAATCACCAAGAAGGCTTGGTTGAACTTTCTGAGcgagttggaagaaggcacAGGGCATTGA